A section of the Felis catus isolate Fca126 chromosome B2, F.catus_Fca126_mat1.0, whole genome shotgun sequence genome encodes:
- the LOC105260530 gene encoding olfactory receptor 2W1: protein MGQNNHTSLHGFILLGFSDHPKLEMVLSGVVTLFYFITWVGNTAIILASLLDSHLHTPMYFFLRNLSFLDLCFTTSIIPQMLVNLWGPDKTISYVGCVTQLYVYMWLGSTECLLLAVMSYDRFTAICKPLHYLVIMNPHLCLKMIITVWSISLANSVLLCTLTLNLPRCGNNLLDHFLCELPAMVKIACIDTTTVEMSVFALGIVIVLTPLGLILISYGYIAKAVLRIKSKEGQQKAINTCGSHLTVVSIFYGTIIYMYLQPGNSASKDQGKFLTLFYTIVTPSLNPLVYTLRNKDMKNALRKLVRVDRESTKSKRDQKS, encoded by the coding sequence ATGGGCCAAAACAATCACACTTCTCTGCACGGTTTTATTCTGCTTGGTTTCTCAGACCATCCCAAACTGGAGATGGTCCTATCAGGAGTTGTCACTCTCTTCTACTTCATTACGTGGGTGGGTAACACAGCCATCATCCTTGCATCTCTCCTGGATTCCCATCTCCACACACCGATGTATTTTTTCCTCAGGAACTTATCTTTCCTGGATCTATGTTTCACAACCAGCATCATCCCTCAGATGCTCGTTAACTTGTGGGGACCTGACAAGACCATCAGCTATGTGGGCTGTGTCACTCAACTCTACGTTTATATGTGGTTGGGTTCCACTGAGTGTCTCCTCCTCGCTGTTATGTCCTATGATCGTTTCACAGCTATTTGTAAGCCCCTGCATTATTTGGTAATCATgaacccacatctctgtctcaAGATGATAATCACAGTCTGGAGCATTAGTTTGGCCAATTCTGTATTATTATGTACACTCACCCTGAATTTGCCTCGATGTGGAAACAACCTTCTGGACCATTTCTTGTGTGAGTTGCCAGCTATGGTCAAGATAGCATGTATAGACACCACGACAGTTGaaatgtctgtttttgctttgggCATTGTCATTGTCCTTACACCACTCGGCCTTATTCTTATATCCTATGGCTACATCGCCAAAGCTGTGCTGAGAATAAAGTCAAAAGAAGGCCAACAAAAAGCAATTAATACCTGTGGATCTCATCTCACTGTCGTGTCCATCTTCTATGGAACTATTATCTACATGTACCTGCAACCAGGTAACAGTGCCTCCAAAGACCAGGGAAAGTTCCTCACCCTCTTTTACACGATCGTCACTCCAAGTCTTAACCCTCTCGTTTATACCCTGCGGAACAAGGACATGAAGAATGCATTGAGGAAACTGGTGAGAGTTGACCGTGAATCTACAAAATCAAAGAGGGACCAAAAGTCATAG